A window of Bacteroidales bacterium contains these coding sequences:
- a CDS encoding TolC family protein — protein MKNNNKFKFSTNYIIACISMYFYLFLCISAYSQTDSLLNYLEIAAQNNPTVLQRYFEYEAALQKVPQVGSLPDPDFSLGVFLSPMELIGGNQVADIRLMQMFPWFGVIKSAKDEMSLMAKAKYGSFRDAKLQVFYDVQRKWYDLHKVKQNIRISEKNIEILRTIERLAIVRFKAAPTGNGTATPNRRMSPASTQSATSGSSGMQSMGGISGNTAGSVSNQAASTMQDNSMGSSSGSSGLSDVYRIQIEIGDLLNNIELLKNQWNTTVAEFNSYLNRPPDSPVSLPDTLIAENFLPSMIAVSDSILSNNPMLGMIQYEQQSLEARKKMVTRMGYPMFGLGLNYSIISKSDMSTSSMNGKDMIMPMVTATLPIYRKKYKAMQTEADFLKSTNKQYYKATANSLQTEYYQAMQLYQDAQRRTKLYAEQYQLALRSLDIMLKSYASSGSDLTDILRIRQQTLDYEYKQIEAIADFNTSIAWLKRLGNFEIH, from the coding sequence ATGAAAAACAACAATAAATTCAAATTCTCCACGAATTATATCATTGCATGTATTTCCATGTATTTCTATTTATTTCTATGTATATCAGCATATTCCCAAACCGACTCATTGCTGAACTATCTTGAAATTGCTGCTCAAAACAACCCAACAGTACTTCAGCGATATTTTGAATATGAGGCAGCTTTGCAAAAGGTACCGCAGGTTGGCAGCTTACCCGATCCTGACTTTAGTCTCGGAGTCTTCCTCAGCCCCATGGAACTTATTGGTGGTAACCAGGTGGCTGATATAAGGCTGATGCAAATGTTCCCATGGTTCGGTGTGATAAAATCGGCTAAGGATGAAATGAGCCTGATGGCAAAAGCAAAATACGGATCATTTCGCGATGCCAAATTGCAGGTCTTTTATGATGTACAACGCAAATGGTACGATTTGCATAAAGTTAAACAGAATATCCGCATTTCGGAGAAAAATATCGAGATTCTTCGCACGATTGAAAGATTGGCCATCGTCAGGTTCAAAGCCGCTCCGACAGGGAATGGCACCGCAACACCTAACAGGAGAATGTCCCCGGCTTCCACTCAAAGTGCTACTTCCGGATCCTCCGGTATGCAAAGTATGGGAGGAATTTCGGGCAATACTGCCGGGTCTGTTTCAAATCAGGCAGCATCAACAATGCAGGACAACTCAATGGGTTCATCTTCCGGTAGTTCAGGGCTTTCTGATGTGTATAGGATCCAAATTGAAATCGGTGACCTTCTGAACAATATAGAACTGTTAAAAAACCAATGGAATACCACTGTTGCCGAATTTAACAGCTATCTGAACAGGCCACCTGATTCGCCGGTTTCGCTGCCTGATACTTTAATTGCCGAAAACTTTTTACCGTCGATGATTGCTGTATCGGATAGTATTTTAAGTAACAATCCGATGCTGGGGATGATTCAATATGAGCAGCAATCGCTCGAAGCCCGTAAAAAAATGGTTACACGCATGGGCTATCCTATGTTCGGTTTAGGTTTAAATTATTCGATTATCAGTAAAAGTGATATGTCCACTTCCTCAATGAATGGAAAAGATATGATTATGCCGATGGTAACGGCTACTTTACCCATTTACCGCAAAAAATATAAAGCTATGCAAACCGAAGCCGACTTTTTGAAATCGACTAATAAACAATATTACAAAGCAACGGCTAATTCATTGCAAACGGAGTATTATCAGGCCATGCAATTATACCAGGATGCTCAGCGCCGTACAAAACTCTATGCTGAACAATATCAGCTAGCTTTGAGATCGCTCGATATTATGCTTAAAAGTTATGCATCGTCCGGTTCAGATCTCACTGATATTTTACGCATTCGCCAGCAAACCCTCGATTACGAATACAAGCAAATAGAAGCTATTGCCGATTTCAACACTTCCATTGCATGGCTCAAAAGATTAGGAAATTTTGAAATACATTGA
- a CDS encoding four helix bundle protein yields the protein MEINEINEINGSRNYIQVKDLKVYQLARKLSVIAWNIYSKMSFEEKKVIGDQFIRSTDSIGANIAEGYSRFHYLHKVRFYYNARASQSEATDHWLELLFERGKISQEIFDDYKTVSKDLQIRLNNFIKLTKDEKQQ from the coding sequence ATGGAAATAAATGAAATTAATGAAATAAATGGAAGTAGAAACTACATACAAGTTAAGGATTTGAAGGTATATCAATTAGCCAGGAAACTTTCAGTTATTGCTTGGAACATTTATTCAAAAATGAGTTTTGAAGAAAAAAAAGTCATTGGTGATCAGTTTATCCGTTCAACCGATTCTATTGGAGCGAACATCGCAGAAGGTTATAGCCGATTTCATTATTTGCATAAGGTTCGGTTTTATTATAATGCGAGGGCATCCCAGTCTGAAGCCACCGATCATTGGCTTGAGCTATTATTTGAACGAGGTAAAATCTCCCAAGAAATTTTTGATGATTATAAAACTGTTTCTAAAGATCTTCAAATCAGATTAAACAATTTCATCAAACTGACCAAAGATGAAAAACAACAATAA
- a CDS encoding efflux RND transporter permease subunit, with protein MFNRLVKYFLENRLITFIFLITFVVLGIVYMPFNLKTGFIPRDPVPVDAIPDIGENQQIVATEWMGRSPRDIQDQVTYPLTTALLGIPGVQNVRSTSMFGMSFIYIIFKDNVEFYWSRSRILEKLNSLPSGTLPAGVQPTLGPDATALGQIFWYTLEGRDPATGQPNGGWNPQELRTIQDFYVKYGLTIAEGVSEVASVGGFIKEYQIDLNPEALKAFNVSVMDVMNAVRKSNLDIGAETIEINNVEYIIRGLGYVKNLEDLEISVVAVRNNVPVRIKDVARVAFGPATRRGGLDKSGSEAVGAVVVARFGSNPMEVINNVKDKIKEIEAGLPQKTLPDGSVSKVTIVPFYDRTGLIKETIGTLEYALSHEILISIIVIIILVMNLRASLIVAGLLPIGVLMTFILMRLFGIEANIVALSGIAIAIGVMVDIGIVDVENILRHLEMPENLGIRGKKLLQVIYLATTEVRAAVVTSIATTIVSFLPVFAMQAAEGKLFHPLAFTKTFALIAAFILGIVVLPTLVHIFFNIRFDKKKIRMVWNGSLIIAGIAFIIFWHTWPALALIAVGINNLLDYRWPEYRKEFPNYINIAITVLAAAWYLSVEWLPLGAHNSTFINFIFVSGIIAVILAALMSMVHYYEDIIRWALAHKSKFLIIPAVTLFFGLLAWQGFDKIFGFVASGIESVGWKNFRQTAIWQAPVKTFPGIGKEFMPSLNEGSFLLMPTSMPHSSIEKNLEYIETLDKRLSAIPEVEIAVGKWGRVNSALDPAPVQMFENTINYRPEYILNENGHRQRFKADKNVNFILNLSEFRNTIEINRNAVEIDGNTIEIDGNTIEIDGNTIEIDGNTIEIDGNKVTVDNIEEIKYNKESGTFLVLVKGQWIKSEIRDSNISTYFNVFQYISKNIDSFLIKDENGEYFRQWRPQIKKPLDIWNEIVKVTDIPGLTSAPKLQPIETRLVMLSTGMRAPMGLKVYGPDLNSIELAGMQFEQALKDVPSVKASSVFYDRAVGAPYLEINLNREAMARYGMSISDVQEVLQVAVGGMSLSTSVEGRERFPIRVRYARELRDNPDDLKRILIPAMNGVQVPLGEIADIDYTRGAQMIRSENTFLVGYVIFDKIEGKAEVDVVEEAAKIIQQKLNTGSLTLPAGVSYKFAGNYEHQLRATKRLAIVIPISLLLILLLLYFQFRTVTASFIHFSGVFVAFAGGFIMLWLYGQGWFLNFSVAGINLRDMFQMHTINLSVAVWVGFIALFGIATNDGVIMGTYIHQVFEARHPATVHEVREAVVSAGLKRVRPAMMTTAVAVIALLPVLSSNGKGADIMVPMAIPMFGGMVIQVMTVFVVPLFQAMWRERKLK; from the coding sequence ATGTTTAATCGTCTGGTAAAATATTTCCTTGAAAACCGGCTGATCACCTTTATTTTTCTGATCACTTTTGTGGTGCTGGGTATTGTTTATATGCCATTCAACCTGAAAACGGGTTTCATACCCCGCGATCCTGTTCCGGTGGACGCTATCCCCGATATTGGCGAAAATCAGCAGATCGTGGCTACCGAATGGATGGGACGTTCTCCCAGGGACATCCAGGACCAGGTAACTTACCCTTTAACTACTGCATTGTTGGGTATTCCAGGGGTGCAGAACGTTAGAAGCACTTCGATGTTCGGTATGTCATTTATCTACATTATTTTTAAAGATAACGTCGAATTTTACTGGAGCAGGTCACGCATTCTCGAAAAGCTCAACTCCCTGCCTTCCGGAACATTACCTGCCGGGGTTCAACCCACTCTTGGCCCTGATGCTACTGCACTGGGACAAATTTTCTGGTACACTCTTGAAGGCCGGGACCCTGCAACAGGACAGCCAAACGGGGGATGGAATCCGCAGGAGCTCAGGACCATCCAGGATTTTTACGTTAAATACGGACTTACTATAGCAGAAGGTGTTTCCGAAGTGGCATCAGTGGGTGGTTTCATAAAGGAATACCAGATCGACTTGAATCCTGAAGCGCTAAAAGCATTCAATGTATCAGTGATGGATGTAATGAATGCCGTGCGCAAAAGCAACCTCGACATCGGTGCGGAAACTATAGAAATTAACAATGTGGAATACATTATCCGCGGTTTAGGCTATGTAAAGAATTTGGAAGACCTTGAAATCTCTGTCGTAGCTGTAAGAAACAATGTACCGGTGCGCATTAAAGATGTTGCCCGCGTTGCATTTGGACCGGCTACCCGCCGCGGTGGACTCGATAAGTCGGGTTCCGAAGCAGTAGGCGCGGTAGTAGTTGCCCGCTTTGGGTCAAATCCCATGGAAGTCATCAATAATGTAAAAGATAAAATAAAAGAGATAGAAGCCGGTTTGCCGCAAAAAACCCTGCCCGATGGTTCAGTTTCCAAAGTGACGATTGTTCCATTCTACGACCGTACCGGGCTGATTAAAGAAACCATCGGAACGCTTGAATATGCCCTATCGCATGAAATCCTTATCAGTATTATTGTGATTATTATCCTGGTGATGAACCTGAGAGCATCCCTCATTGTAGCGGGCCTTCTGCCCATTGGCGTATTAATGACTTTCATCCTCATGCGACTATTCGGCATCGAAGCCAATATCGTTGCCTTATCGGGTATTGCAATTGCCATTGGCGTAATGGTCGACATTGGGATTGTGGATGTGGAGAACATTCTCCGGCATTTGGAAATGCCCGAAAATTTAGGCATCCGTGGGAAGAAATTGCTCCAGGTTATATACCTGGCCACTACCGAAGTGCGTGCAGCGGTGGTTACTTCCATTGCAACTACCATTGTCAGCTTTCTGCCCGTTTTTGCCATGCAGGCCGCCGAAGGTAAATTATTTCACCCCCTGGCTTTTACGAAAACCTTCGCCCTGATCGCTGCATTTATCCTCGGAATCGTGGTTTTGCCAACACTGGTGCATATATTCTTCAATATCCGCTTTGATAAAAAGAAAATCCGAATGGTGTGGAACGGAAGCCTTATCATAGCAGGGATAGCGTTTATAATTTTCTGGCATACCTGGCCGGCATTGGCTTTAATTGCTGTAGGTATAAATAATTTGCTCGATTACCGCTGGCCTGAATACCGGAAAGAATTTCCTAACTATATCAACATTGCCATTACCGTGCTTGCAGCAGCCTGGTATCTCTCAGTTGAGTGGCTTCCCCTAGGCGCTCATAACAGTACTTTCATCAATTTCATTTTTGTGAGTGGTATCATTGCTGTGATTCTTGCTGCCCTGATGTCCATGGTGCATTATTATGAAGATATTATTCGTTGGGCGTTGGCACATAAAAGTAAGTTCCTGATCATACCGGCAGTCACTTTATTTTTTGGTCTGTTAGCCTGGCAGGGTTTTGATAAAATATTCGGTTTTGTTGCATCAGGTATAGAAAGTGTGGGTTGGAAAAATTTCAGGCAAACAGCAATCTGGCAGGCTCCTGTAAAGACGTTTCCGGGAATTGGCAAGGAGTTTATGCCTTCATTAAACGAAGGTTCTTTCTTGCTCATGCCCACCAGTATGCCACATTCAAGCATTGAGAAGAACCTTGAATACATTGAAACGCTCGACAAACGGCTTTCTGCTATTCCCGAAGTCGAAATTGCCGTGGGTAAATGGGGCCGCGTTAATTCTGCCCTTGATCCGGCCCCGGTGCAAATGTTTGAGAATACTATCAATTACCGGCCTGAGTACATCCTTAACGAAAATGGGCATAGACAAAGGTTTAAGGCAGATAAGAATGTGAATTTTATTTTGAACTTGTCGGAATTCAGAAATACAATAGAAATAAATAGAAATGCGGTTGAAATAGATGGAAATACAATAGAAATAGATGGAAATACAATAGAAATAGATGGAAATACAATAGAAATAGATGGAAATACAATAGAAATAGATGGAAATAAAGTTACAGTCGATAATATTGAGGAAATAAAGTATAATAAAGAAAGTGGAACATTTTTAGTTTTAGTCAAAGGTCAGTGGATAAAATCTGAAATACGGGATTCTAATATTTCAACGTATTTCAATGTATTTCAATATATTTCGAAAAATATAGATAGTTTTCTGATAAAAGATGAAAATGGAGAGTATTTCCGCCAGTGGCGTCCGCAGATTAAAAAGCCTCTGGATATCTGGAACGAAATAGTCAAGGTAACTGACATCCCTGGTCTGACTTCCGCTCCAAAGCTGCAACCGATTGAGACCCGGCTGGTGATGCTTTCAACCGGTATGCGCGCCCCGATGGGTTTAAAAGTTTACGGGCCCGATCTCAACTCCATCGAGCTGGCTGGTATGCAGTTTGAGCAAGCGCTGAAAGATGTGCCGTCAGTCAAAGCATCATCCGTGTTCTACGACCGGGCCGTAGGGGCGCCTTACCTCGAAATCAACCTCAATCGCGAAGCGATGGCCCGTTATGGGATGAGTATCAGCGATGTCCAGGAAGTGCTGCAGGTGGCTGTCGGAGGCATGAGCCTTTCCACATCGGTCGAAGGCCGCGAAAGGTTCCCAATCAGGGTCCGTTATGCCCGTGAGTTGCGCGATAATCCTGATGACCTGAAACGCATCCTGATCCCGGCAATGAATGGCGTCCAGGTTCCTTTGGGCGAAATCGCCGATATTGATTACACCCGCGGAGCTCAAATGATCCGGAGTGAAAACACCTTCCTTGTCGGATATGTTATATTCGATAAGATAGAAGGAAAAGCAGAAGTTGATGTAGTGGAAGAAGCAGCTAAAATAATCCAACAGAAGCTGAATACAGGATCTCTTACCCTTCCTGCCGGAGTGTCTTATAAATTCGCTGGCAATTATGAACATCAGCTGAGGGCTACAAAAAGACTGGCTATTGTCATACCCATAAGCTTATTATTGATATTGTTATTGTTGTACTTCCAATTCCGCACTGTTACGGCCTCATTTATTCATTTTTCCGGCGTATTCGTCGCATTTGCCGGTGGATTTATCATGCTCTGGTTATATGGTCAGGGTTGGTTTCTTAATTTTTCCGTTGCTGGCATAAACCTGCGGGATATGTTCCAGATGCACACGATAAATCTGAGCGTGGCAGTCTGGGTTGGTTTTATTGCTTTATTCGGTATAGCCACTAATGATGGCGTAATCATGGGGACTTATATTCACCAGGTATTTGAAGCGCGGCATCCTGCAACTGTTCATGAAGTGCGTGAAGCCGTAGTGTCTGCCGGGCTGAAACGTGTAAGGCCAGCTATGATGACCACAGCCGTTGCTGTCATTGCTTTATTACCTGTCTTATCATCTAACGGCAAAGGAGCTGATATTATGGTCCCAATGGCAATACCCATGTTTGGTGGTATGGTTATCCAGGTAATGACAGTCTTCGTGGTTCCTTTGTTTCAGGCGATGTGGAGGGAAAGGAAATTGAAATAA